The proteins below are encoded in one region of Bacillota bacterium:
- a CDS encoding response regulator transcription factor → MPGRTILVVEDDPAVSRLVEHRLGQEGYRVVIAPDGEQGLRLFEAVKPDLVILDLILPKIDGYEVCRIIRKQSTVPIIVLSAKGDEVDKLVGFRMGADDYVTKPFSAAELAMRVAAVLRRCEGLREDREAAVLDFGELTIDRRRRSVTARGQKVELTPKEFDLLWVLASHVEYVFTREQLLYQVWQSDYEGDVDNVTVLVSRLRDKIEEDPAHPRFIKTVWGVGYKFSVPKAEQEAST, encoded by the coding sequence TTGCCAGGCAGGACGATCCTGGTAGTGGAAGACGATCCCGCCGTATCCCGGTTGGTAGAACACCGCCTCGGCCAGGAGGGATACCGGGTAGTCATCGCCCCGGACGGTGAGCAGGGACTACGCCTCTTCGAGGCGGTGAAGCCGGACCTGGTGATCCTCGACCTCATCCTGCCCAAGATCGACGGGTACGAAGTGTGTCGCATCATCCGGAAGCAGTCTACAGTTCCCATCATAGTCCTGTCGGCCAAGGGCGACGAGGTCGACAAGCTGGTGGGATTCCGCATGGGTGCGGACGATTACGTAACCAAGCCCTTCAGCGCCGCCGAGCTTGCCATGCGGGTGGCAGCGGTGCTGCGCCGGTGTGAGGGTCTCCGGGAGGACAGGGAGGCGGCGGTGCTCGACTTCGGCGAGCTGACCATCGACCGCAGGCGGCGCTCGGTGACGGCCAGGGGCCAGAAAGTGGAATTGACCCCCAAGGAGTTCGACCTGCTGTGGGTCCTGGCCTCCCACGTGGAGTATGTGTTCACTCGGGAGCAGCTGCTGTACCAGGTCTGGCAATCTGATTACGAGGGCGACGTGGACAACGTGACCGTGCTGGTGAGTCGCCTGCGGGACAAGATAGAGGAGGACCCCGCTCACCCCCGTTTCATCAAGACGGTGTGGGGGGTGGGCTATAAGTTCAGCGTCCCCAAGGCGGAACAGGAGGCTTCGACTTGA
- a CDS encoding HAMP domain-containing sensor histidine kinase has translation MIEELRQENLRLAQANRELEERLAALRRANAELARACQFTSDCCHELRAPLASIIAYAELLQEGAGGSLTPLQQEYVDGIVEQGQELLSSMNDILDLARIEAGRMEVRTAPLRLSEVIAPLVKRMEPRARRKGLSLQVDLGGEGQTPLVEADRQKVERVLCNVLDNAVKFTPAGGEVRVRAAWHSPSEAVVTVQDTGPGIPEEEQEAIFDRYYRARDEGDGAGTGLGLTLARQLVEMQGGRIWVESRPGKGATFYIALPVRAGGR, from the coding sequence ATGATCGAGGAGCTCAGGCAGGAGAACCTGCGCCTCGCCCAGGCCAACCGCGAGCTCGAGGAGCGGCTGGCTGCGTTGCGGCGGGCTAACGCCGAGCTGGCCCGGGCCTGCCAGTTCACCTCGGATTGCTGCCACGAGCTGCGGGCGCCGCTCGCTTCCATCATCGCATACGCCGAGTTGCTCCAGGAGGGAGCGGGAGGCTCGCTCACGCCCCTCCAGCAGGAGTACGTCGATGGCATCGTCGAACAGGGTCAGGAGCTACTCAGCTCCATGAACGATATCCTGGACCTGGCCCGCATCGAAGCGGGCCGCATGGAGGTGCGCACTGCGCCCCTTCGCCTGTCTGAGGTCATCGCCCCCCTGGTGAAACGGATGGAGCCCCGCGCCCGGCGCAAGGGCCTGTCCCTGCAGGTGGACCTGGGGGGCGAGGGACAGACCCCGTTGGTTGAGGCAGACCGTCAGAAGGTGGAGAGGGTCCTGTGCAACGTGCTGGACAACGCCGTCAAGTTCACGCCGGCCGGAGGGGAGGTCAGGGTCAGGGCGGCGTGGCACTCCCCGTCCGAGGCGGTGGTCACGGTCCAGGACACCGGTCCGGGCATCCCGGAGGAGGAGCAGGAGGCCATATTCGACCGCTACTACCGGGCGCGGGATGAGGGGGACGGTGCCGGGACGGGGCTGGGCCTCACCCTGGCGCGCCAGCTGGTGGAGATGCAGGGGGGGCGCATCTGGGTGGAGAGCCGGCCGGGGAAGGGTGCCACTTTCTACATAGCCCTGCCCGTGCGGGCGGGCGGGAGGTGA
- the gabT gene encoding 4-aminobutyrate--2-oxoglutarate transaminase, which yields MRNFIRLVTEVPGPRSREVLARKDRHVAAAFSVHAPVVIDHGRGALVTDIDGNTFIDLTGGIGVLNVGHCHPQVTAAVHRQVDRFLHTDFTVIPYESLVALAERLAPRAPVGQPAKCAFFNSGAEAVENAIKIARAYTRRPAIIAFEGAFHGRTMMAMTLTSKSKPYRAGFGPYAPEVYRVPYAYCYRCPIRATYPECGVACADLLDRMLELFVAPEDTAAVIVEPVQGEGGFVVPPPEYLGRVAEICQKYGVLLIADEVQTGLGRTGRLFALEHSGVRADLVTVAKSLAAGIPLSGVVGRAEVMDAPGDNRIGGTYVGSPVGCVAALEVLDIMEREDLPGRAQRLGRTMRDRFEAMRDSHPLIGDVRGLGAMVGIELVQDSATKEPAPRETSEVLRRCMQKGVIPLKCGLYGNVIRMLVSLVITEEQLAEALDVMEEAIAEVEEEAGLKVPV from the coding sequence GTGCGCAACTTCATCAGACTGGTCACCGAGGTACCCGGACCGCGGTCGCGGGAAGTGCTGGCGCGGAAGGACCGTCACGTGGCGGCCGCGTTCTCGGTCCATGCACCCGTGGTGATCGACCACGGCCGGGGAGCCCTGGTGACCGACATCGACGGCAATACCTTTATCGACCTGACGGGAGGCATCGGCGTCCTCAACGTGGGGCACTGCCATCCTCAGGTGACCGCAGCCGTGCACCGGCAGGTGGACCGTTTCCTCCACACCGACTTCACGGTCATCCCCTACGAGTCCCTGGTTGCCCTGGCCGAAAGGCTCGCTCCCAGGGCTCCGGTCGGGCAACCGGCCAAGTGCGCCTTCTTCAACTCCGGTGCCGAGGCAGTGGAGAACGCCATCAAGATCGCCCGCGCGTACACCAGGCGCCCGGCCATCATCGCCTTCGAGGGGGCCTTCCACGGCCGCACCATGATGGCCATGACCCTCACCAGCAAGAGCAAGCCCTACCGCGCGGGCTTCGGCCCCTACGCTCCCGAGGTGTACCGGGTTCCGTATGCCTACTGCTACCGGTGCCCCATCCGCGCCACCTACCCCGAGTGCGGGGTCGCCTGCGCCGACCTGCTCGACCGCATGCTGGAGCTGTTCGTGGCCCCGGAGGATACCGCCGCCGTCATCGTGGAGCCCGTCCAGGGTGAGGGTGGATTCGTGGTGCCGCCCCCCGAGTACCTGGGCCGCGTCGCGGAAATCTGCCAGAAGTACGGGGTGCTGCTCATAGCGGACGAAGTACAGACCGGGCTCGGCCGCACCGGGCGGCTCTTCGCCCTCGAGCACTCGGGCGTGCGGGCGGACCTGGTCACGGTGGCCAAGTCCCTGGCGGCCGGTATCCCTCTCTCCGGCGTGGTGGGCAGGGCAGAGGTGATGGACGCCCCCGGCGACAACCGCATCGGCGGCACCTACGTGGGTAGTCCCGTGGGCTGCGTGGCCGCGCTGGAGGTCCTGGACATAATGGAAAGGGAAGACCTGCCGGGCCGGGCCCAGCGGCTGGGACGCACGATGAGGGATCGCTTCGAAGCCATGCGGGACTCCCATCCCCTCATCGGCGACGTGCGCGGCCTGGGCGCCATGGTGGGCATCGAGCTGGTGCAGGATAGCGCCACCAAGGAACCGGCCCCCCGGGAAACCTCCGAGGTGCTCAGGCGCTGCATGCAGAAGGGAGTCATCCCCCTCAAGTGCGGCCTCTATGGCAACGTCATCCGCATGCTGGTCAGCCTGGTCATTACCGAAGAGCAACTGGCGGAGGCCCTGGACGTCATGGAAGAGGCCATTGCCGAGGTGGAAGAGGAAGCGGGGCTAAAGGTACCGGTCTGA
- a CDS encoding aspartate ammonia-lyase: protein MKARRPENTATRTERDFLGEVEVPQEVYYGIATVRAAANFPVSGQKVHPELIKSMALVKQAAALANVEAGLLDRRIGEAIARAAAEVASGALADQFIVDAFQGGAGTSTNMNMNEVLANRAIEILGGTRGDYSLVHPLDHINLSQSTNDTYPTALRIAAIRLLRPLTDAFAALQSALQAKEAQFAGVLKPGRTQLQDAVPITLGQEFSAWAEAVARDRWRLYKMEERLRQVNLGGTAVGSGLGADRRYVFGVIEKLRELTGLGLARAENTVDPTQNADVFVEVSGLLKAGATSLAKISGDLRLLSSGPGAGLAEIALPQLQPGSSIMPGKVNPVVPEMVTQVAYQVIASDLAITLAAQAGQLELNAFLPLVAHHLLGSMAMLTRTLEIFVEKCVRGITADEQRCRDLLERSDGLATALVPHIGYTEACRVLGEAHRRGRPLAQVVAEKGFLPEEDVRVIFSKEELTRPGIPGSRLLKKRPTPVEGPCLRVHQQGAEPEGTGAREGKP from the coding sequence CTGAAAGCGAGGAGGCCTGAAAACACGGCCACCAGGACAGAACGGGACTTCCTCGGAGAGGTGGAGGTACCGCAGGAAGTATATTACGGGATCGCCACCGTGCGGGCGGCGGCCAACTTTCCCGTATCGGGTCAGAAGGTCCATCCCGAGCTGATCAAATCGATGGCGCTGGTGAAGCAGGCTGCCGCCCTGGCCAACGTGGAAGCGGGGCTGCTCGACCGTCGCATCGGCGAGGCTATCGCCCGGGCGGCGGCCGAGGTCGCCTCCGGCGCTCTGGCAGACCAGTTCATCGTAGACGCCTTCCAGGGCGGCGCCGGCACCTCCACCAACATGAACATGAACGAGGTGCTGGCCAACCGGGCCATCGAGATCCTGGGGGGCACCAGGGGTGACTACTCCCTCGTTCACCCCCTGGATCACATCAACCTCTCCCAGTCCACCAACGACACCTACCCCACGGCCTTGCGTATCGCCGCCATCCGCCTGCTGCGGCCGCTCACGGACGCCTTCGCCGCCCTGCAGTCGGCCCTGCAGGCCAAAGAGGCCCAGTTCGCCGGTGTGCTCAAGCCGGGACGGACCCAGCTCCAGGACGCCGTGCCCATTACCCTGGGCCAGGAGTTCTCCGCCTGGGCGGAGGCGGTGGCCCGTGACCGCTGGCGCCTTTACAAGATGGAGGAACGCCTGCGCCAGGTGAACCTGGGCGGCACCGCGGTGGGATCGGGCCTGGGGGCGGATCGGCGCTACGTCTTTGGGGTGATCGAGAAGCTGCGGGAACTGACCGGGCTGGGGCTGGCGCGGGCCGAGAACACCGTCGACCCCACCCAGAACGCCGACGTGTTCGTGGAGGTCTCCGGGCTGCTGAAAGCGGGAGCCACCAGCCTGGCCAAGATCTCGGGGGACCTGCGGCTCCTCTCCTCGGGTCCGGGGGCGGGCCTGGCCGAGATCGCCCTGCCCCAGCTGCAGCCCGGGTCGTCCATCATGCCCGGCAAGGTCAATCCCGTGGTTCCCGAGATGGTCACCCAGGTGGCCTACCAGGTGATCGCCAGCGACCTGGCCATCACCCTGGCCGCCCAGGCCGGCCAGCTCGAACTCAACGCCTTCCTCCCCCTGGTAGCCCACCACCTGCTGGGGTCCATGGCCATGCTCACCCGCACCCTGGAGATCTTTGTGGAGAAGTGCGTGCGCGGGATCACGGCCGACGAGCAGCGCTGCCGCGACCTGCTCGAGCGCAGCGACGGCCTCGCCACCGCCCTCGTCCCCCACATCGGGTACACGGAGGCCTGCCGGGTGCTGGGCGAGGCCCACCGGCGCGGACGCCCGCTGGCCCAGGTGGTGGCGGAAAAGGGCTTTCTGCCCGAAGAGGACGTGCGCGTCATCTTCAGCAAGGAGGAACTCACCCGCCCCGGCATTCCGGGCTCCCGCCTCCTCAAGAAACGCCCCACCCCGGTCGAGGGTCCGTGCCTCCGCGTGCACCAACAAGGCGCTGAGCCCGAGGGCACCGGGGCGCGGGAGGGGAAGCCATGA
- the hydF gene encoding [FeFe] hydrogenase H-cluster maturation GTPase HydF, producing the protein MSERTPRGERLHIAIFGRRNAGKSSLINALTGQDIALVSEVPGTTTDPVYKSMEILPLGPVVIIDTAGIDDAGALGELRVRRTESVMRRTDLALLVVDPGAGAGDYEEGIVSRLRSAGIGVLGVLNKTDLLAPGEAERACRELSDRLGIPLVPVSSLTRDGIDRLKMEIVRSAPGDWAAPTIVGDLLNPGDLVVLVVPIDLAAPKGRLILPQVQTLRDILDHDASGAMVKERELRHLLGLLAQKPRLVITDSQVFAKVSADTPRDVWLTSFSILFARHKGDLPTLVRGAKAIDRLEPGDRVLIAEACTHHPVADDIGRVKIPRWLRQRVGGELQVDVKSGLDYPEELKQYRLIVHCGGCMINRREMLYRIMQAQQAGVPIVNYGVAIAYLHGILERVLEPFPLARLALEDETP; encoded by the coding sequence ATGAGCGAGCGTACCCCGCGCGGCGAGCGCCTCCACATCGCCATCTTCGGCCGCCGCAACGCGGGCAAGTCCAGCCTCATCAACGCCCTCACCGGACAGGACATCGCCCTGGTTTCGGAGGTACCGGGTACCACCACCGATCCCGTCTATAAGTCGATGGAGATCCTGCCCCTGGGCCCGGTGGTGATCATCGACACCGCCGGGATTGACGACGCCGGCGCCCTGGGTGAGCTGCGCGTGCGCCGCACGGAAAGCGTGATGCGCCGCACCGACCTGGCCCTGCTGGTGGTGGACCCGGGCGCCGGGGCCGGCGACTACGAAGAGGGAATCGTCTCCCGCCTGCGCTCGGCGGGAATCGGGGTGCTGGGGGTGCTGAACAAGACCGACCTCCTCGCTCCCGGAGAGGCGGAACGGGCCTGCCGGGAACTTTCCGACCGCCTGGGGATCCCCCTTGTGCCGGTGAGCTCCCTCACCAGGGACGGGATCGACAGGCTCAAGATGGAAATCGTGCGCTCCGCCCCGGGGGACTGGGCGGCTCCCACCATCGTGGGGGACCTGCTGAATCCCGGGGACCTGGTCGTGCTGGTGGTCCCCATCGACCTGGCGGCACCCAAAGGACGTCTCATCCTCCCCCAGGTGCAGACCCTGCGGGACATCCTGGACCACGATGCCTCTGGTGCCATGGTCAAGGAGAGGGAGCTCCGCCACCTGCTGGGGCTGCTGGCCCAGAAGCCGCGCCTGGTGATCACCGACTCCCAGGTATTCGCGAAGGTGAGCGCCGACACTCCCCGCGACGTCTGGCTCACCTCCTTTTCCATCCTGTTCGCCCGTCACAAGGGCGACCTGCCCACCCTGGTGCGGGGGGCGAAGGCCATCGACCGCCTGGAGCCCGGCGACCGCGTGCTCATCGCGGAAGCATGCACCCACCACCCCGTGGCCGACGACATCGGGCGGGTGAAGATCCCCCGCTGGCTCCGGCAGCGGGTGGGCGGGGAGCTGCAGGTGGACGTTAAGTCCGGCCTGGACTACCCGGAGGAACTCAAGCAGTACCGGCTCATCGTGCACTGCGGGGGATGCATGATCAACCGGCGCGAGATGCTCTACCGCATCATGCAGGCGCAGCAGGCGGGCGTGCCCATAGTGAACTACGGCGTAGCCATCGCCTACCTGCACGGCATCCTCGAGCGCGTGCTGGAACCGTTCCCGCTGGCCCGCCTGGCCCTGGAAGACGAGACGCCCTAA